One window from the genome of Gemmatimonadota bacterium encodes:
- a CDS encoding tetratricopeptide repeat protein, protein MTSKTNNAIDRISSYFPYIVGGTAIVIRFFYFWSFWATHPFSQKLISDARIFDDWALRIASGDWLGAPEVFILPPLYPYLMAVVYAVFGHAPKLIIGLQAIAGCASAILIYRLGARHFGAYAGLFAGLLFASYGPQLFYEGMLLGTSGAVFLSLIGLTLIEGNRDTHWRWGLTGLVFGLATLMRPNILSAIPFLLFGAWWAYHKAKPSRLSIRLASYFLGGLILPLILCGLRNGLIADDWVLMTAHGGINFYMGNHPDAPGWFSAPPGVDAQITPDGAQGNLEGPRRVAENALGRPLKASEVSSFWFNKGLAFWIDDPTGAIAVTLRKVRLFASGYEVPLNYNFYYQRKFSALLRFPIAELWILLPLSIVGLIVAARQFDRHAILYLWLIGYAAGVLAFHVSSRYRMPAIPILMIFAGMGIWTLISCVQSQKWKNLCIGAAALIILWTGYRIELNAHLAQNNWTMDPFNLGTAYLWANENEPARLYLEEAEKYGQGDAVLYYNLGLAYARTQKMEAAKNAYQHALSRDPDMVRAYVNLGNVLFHEEKFHEAINNYREALKRDPNTHNARANMGWAYWSLGRIDEARSAWQQVLQTAPDHPSAKAGIARTR, encoded by the coding sequence ATGACATCGAAAACAAACAACGCGATAGATCGGATCTCGAGCTACTTCCCCTATATCGTGGGCGGGACTGCGATAGTGATTCGTTTTTTTTATTTCTGGTCATTCTGGGCCACTCATCCGTTTTCCCAGAAACTCATCTCAGACGCGCGGATATTCGACGACTGGGCACTGCGCATCGCCTCTGGAGACTGGCTCGGTGCTCCTGAAGTCTTCATATTACCCCCCCTGTATCCATACCTCATGGCGGTTGTATATGCGGTCTTTGGACACGCGCCTAAACTGATCATAGGCTTACAGGCTATCGCCGGATGTGCCAGTGCGATACTGATCTATCGATTGGGCGCGCGGCACTTTGGCGCATACGCGGGATTATTTGCGGGATTATTATTTGCCAGCTATGGACCGCAACTATTTTACGAAGGCATGCTACTGGGCACATCGGGCGCTGTATTCCTTAGCCTGATAGGCTTGACCTTAATTGAGGGAAACCGCGACACCCACTGGCGCTGGGGGCTGACCGGATTGGTCTTTGGACTGGCAACACTCATGCGCCCCAACATCTTATCGGCAATCCCATTCTTGCTATTCGGCGCGTGGTGGGCCTACCACAAAGCAAAGCCATCAAGGCTCTCAATACGACTGGCGAGTTACTTCTTAGGGGGCCTCATCCTCCCACTCATCCTGTGCGGACTGCGAAATGGCCTGATCGCAGACGACTGGGTATTGATGACCGCGCACGGCGGCATCAACTTTTACATGGGCAATCACCCGGATGCACCGGGCTGGTTCTCCGCACCTCCGGGTGTGGATGCACAGATTACCCCGGACGGCGCACAGGGCAATTTGGAAGGCCCGCGCCGCGTGGCCGAAAATGCTCTGGGGCGGCCTTTGAAAGCATCTGAAGTCTCTTCCTTCTGGTTTAATAAGGGACTCGCATTCTGGATAGACGATCCAACAGGCGCGATAGCCGTAACCTTGCGAAAAGTGCGCCTATTTGCATCGGGATACGAAGTCCCGCTCAATTACAATTTCTATTACCAGAGAAAATTCTCCGCCCTCCTGCGCTTTCCAATCGCAGAACTGTGGATACTACTTCCCCTATCCATCGTGGGACTCATCGTCGCAGCCCGGCAATTTGATCGCCATGCCATCCTCTATCTGTGGCTCATTGGATACGCGGCAGGCGTATTGGCATTTCACGTATCGTCGCGCTATCGCATGCCCGCAATCCCCATCCTCATGATATTTGCAGGCATGGGAATATGGACATTGATATCCTGTGTACAATCGCAAAAATGGAAAAACCTCTGCATCGGCGCAGCGGCGCTAATCATCCTTTGGACCGGCTACCGCATAGAACTAAACGCACATCTCGCCCAAAACAACTGGACCATGGACCCCTTTAATCTGGGCACGGCGTATTTGTGGGCCAACGAAAATGAACCGGCGCGATTATATCTGGAAGAAGCGGAAAAATACGGACAGGGCGATGCCGTCTTGTATTACAACCTGGGATTGGCTTATGCACGCACCCAAAAAATGGAAGCCGCCAAAAACGCGTATCAACATGCACTATCCCGGGATCCCGACATGGTGCGCGCATACGTCAACCTGGGCAACGTCCTGTTTCACGAAGAAAAATTTCACGAAGCGATAAATAACTATCGGGAAGCACTGAAACGAGATCCCAACACACACAATGCGCGCGCGAACATGGGCTGGGCATACTGGTCTCTGGGAAGAATAGACGAAGCGCGCAGTGCCTGGCAGCAAGTCTTGCAAACAGCGCCCGATCACCCCTCGGCAAAAGCTGGGATAGCGCGCACGCGTTAA